A portion of the Dioscorea cayenensis subsp. rotundata cultivar TDr96_F1 unplaced genomic scaffold, TDr96_F1_v2_PseudoChromosome.rev07_lg8_w22 25.fasta BLBR01001412.1, whole genome shotgun sequence genome contains these proteins:
- the LOC120256370 gene encoding dirigent protein 19-like — protein MVAQAPTTNTSTTSFGLVRIIDNPLTKGPTMSSDLLGRAQGFYAFTSLESVGLFMAMNFIFTSGKYNGSTVTILGRDEIFTDVREMPVIGGSGLFRWAQGFVLLQIAFFLQLYRLVFQIISLNRVFKVKKNS, from the exons ATGGTGGCCCAAGCTCCGACCACCAACACCTCCACCACCTCCTTCGGCCTCGTTCGCATCATTGACAACCCTCTCACCAAAGGCCCAACCATGTCCTCCGATCTCCTCGGCCGTGCTCAGGGCTTCTACGCTTTCACTTCTTTGGAGTCTGTTGGCCTTTTCATGGCCATGAACTTTATCTTCACTTCCGGCAAGTATAACGGCAGCACTGTCACCATTCTTGGCCGGGATGAGATCTTCACTGACGTCCGAGAGATGCCGGTCATCGGCGGCAGTGGCCTTTTCCGGTGGGCTCAGGG CTTCGTCTTATTGCAGATTGCCTTTTTTCTGCAATTATATAGATTAGTCTTTCAAATAATCTCATTGAATCGTGTCTTTAAAGTCAAAAAGAATTCTTAA